The following proteins come from a genomic window of Solea solea chromosome 3, fSolSol10.1, whole genome shotgun sequence:
- the LOC131456047 gene encoding extracellular calcium-sensing receptor-like, which yields MRAFLGTSFIFQMLYFCLFSDVSFSLYSSSCHSQGPFYLNGMHKTGDVIVGGLFTLHFISTDPDLSFTSEPQQPQCYSLDIIGFRQAQTMAFAIDEINRNSNLLPNVTLGYSLYDNCLQLGIAFRGALTLVSGQEAQVTLEENCAGTPPVVGIVGDSFSSSTVAISTVLGLYRMPLVSYFATCSCLSDRQRFPSFFRTIPSDDFQVNAMIQILKHFGWTWAGLLISDDDYGVHAARSFHSDLGPAGGGCLAYTEILPWDDDSTELRRIVDVMRKSTARVVIVFSNKGLMVNLMKEVVRQNVTGLQWIASEAWSSFDVIQTPHLPYLGGTLGISIRRGEIPGLRDFLLQIRPDLHHNNTDGNSMVNQFWEHTFQCRFAPPPAGWVEAGGELCTGQEVIENVETEFLDVSNLMSEYNVYKAVYALAYALDDMLQCEPGRGPFSNNTCAHLQRLEPWQLVYYMDKVNFTTTFGDQVSFDENGDALPIYDIMNWVRLPDGRNEVQIVGEVKRSAFKDEELTLVEEKIFWNFESKQPPRSVCSERCPPGTRMARKKGEPECCFDCVPCSEGKISNTTEDFWSSPQRDHCVPKKTEFLSYHEPLGICLTTSSLLGTFICVVVLSIFIHHHSTPIVRANNSELSFQLLLSLKLCFLCSLLFIGRPRLWTCQLRHAAFGISFVLCVSCILVKTMVVLAVFKASKPGGESSLKWFGAVQQRGTVLVLTSVQAAICTVWLVSASPVPHKNTQYQSDKIVYECVVGSTVGFAVLLGYIGLLAVLSFLLAFLGRNLPDSFNEAKLITFSMLIFCAVWVAFVPAYISSPGKYADAVEVFAILASSFGLLVALFGPKCYIILLRPEKNTKKAIMGRGIES from the exons ATGAGGGCATTTTTAGGCACCAGCTTCATCTTccaaatgttgtatttctgcttaTTCTCTGATGTGTCcttctctctttattcctcctcttgtcactCACAGGGACCgttttatttaaatggaatgcacaaaactggagatgtgattgTAGGTGGACTGTTTACACTCCACTTCATTTCAACTGATCCTGACCTGTCTTTTACCTCAGAACCACAACAGCCTCAGTGCTATAG TTTGGATATTATAGGATTCAGAcaggctcagaccatggcctttgctattgatgagatcaacagaaactccaacttgctgcctaatgtgactctgggatacagtctgtatgataactgcctTCAACTAGGAATTGCATTTCGTGGAGCACTGAcattagtcagtggtcaagaagcgcaagttacattagaggagaactgtgcaggaactcctccagtcgtagggattgtgggtgattctTTTTCTTCAAGTACTGTTGCCATATCCACagtcttaggtttgtacagaatgCCTCTG gtgagttattttgccacatgttcctgcctgagtgacagaCAAAGGTTTCCATCCttctttaggacgatcccaAGTGATGATTTCCAG gtgaatgctatgattcagattctaaaacactttggttggacttgggcaggtctgctcatcagtgatgatgattatggagtccacgctgcccgatcctttcactctgatctgggtccagctggtggaggttgtctggcttacacagagattttgccctgggATGACGACTCTActgaactaaggagaatagtggaCGTAATGAgaaaatctacagctcgagtggtgattgtgttttcaAATAAGGGTCTCATGGTtaacctcatgaaagag GTGGTgagacagaatgtgacaggcctgcagtggattgccagtGAAGCCTGGTCATCATTTGATGTGATCCAGACTCCCCACTTgccgtacctgggtggaacactgggcatctccATTCGTCGAGGAGAGATACCCGGACtcagggacttcctgttacaaatacgtcctgacctacatcacaacaacaccgATGGAAACAGCATG gtgaatcagttttgggaacacacatttcagtgtagatttgcaccccctccagcaggttgggtggaagctggaggagaattatgcactggacaggaagttatagagaatgtggagactgaATTCTtggatgtttcaaacctcatgtcagagtataatgtgtataaggctgtgtacgccctggcatatgctcttgatgacatgctgcagtgtgagccagggagaggacctttcagcaacaacacctgtgctcatttacaaagactggagccatggcag CTTGTGTATTACATGGACAAAGTTAACTTCaccacaacatttggtgatcaagtgtcatttgacgagaatggtgatgccttaccaatatatgacatcatgaactgggtgaggctccctgatggaagaaaTGAAGTTCAGATcgtgggtgaggttaagaggtcagccttcaaagaTGAAGAACTAACACTGGTGGAAGagaaaatcttctggaactttgaatccaaacag cctcctcggtcagtgtgcagtgagaggtgtcctccaggtacccgcatggccagaaagaagggggaacctgagtgttgttttgactgtgtcccttgttctgagggaaagatcagcaatacgactg aagatttctggtccagcccccagcgtgatcactgtgttcctaagaaaacagagttcctctcctaccatgagcctctgggtatctgcttgacaacctcctcactgttgggcacatttatctgtgttgttgttctgagcatcttcatccatcatcacagcacacctatagttcgtgccaacaattcagaactcagtttccAGCTCTTGCTGtcactcaaattgtgtttcttgtgttcattgctcttcattggacgtcccagattatggacttgtcaactaagacatgcagcatttggcatcagctttgtgctttgtgtctcatgtatcctggtgaaaaccatggtggttctggctgtgttcaaggcctccaaaccaggaggtgagtccagtctgaagtggtttggtgctgtgcagcagagagggacagttctggttctgacttctgttcaagcagcaatctgcactgtctggcttgtctctgcttcaccagtgcctcataaaaacacccagtatcaaagtgacaagatagtttatgagtgtgtagttgggtccacagttggctttgcagttttacttggttatattggtttactggctgtcctcagttttttgttagcttttctcggaaggaatcttccagacagtttcaatgaggccaaactcatcactttcagcatgctgatcttctgtgcagtgtgggtggcctttgtccctgcttacatcagctcaccaggcaaatatgcagatgcagtggaggtatttgccataCTAGCCTCCAGTTTTGGACTCTTAGTGgcactgtttggacccaaatgttatataattCTGTTGagaccagaaaaaaacacaaagaaagccatcatgggtcgtGGCATTGAATCATAA